TTCAATACTAATCGTATTTGCTAGCTTAACGATTCTTTTGATGCAATCATTATGTGATATTGTAATAGGATCAAACATAAGACCTTTTTCCTTTGCATAAGCAAAGTCCTCTGGCGATGTGTATATCTCATTTTGTGGCTTCCACCCGCTGGCCCAATATCTGTTAAATAGTATTTTCTTTGCTTTTTTGTCCATGTTACACCTTTATCTATCTGTCTCTAAAGCCTCTCTGAGTTCCATTAATCTAATCTTATATTTTTCTAATCGTTTCAGATCTTTTTCTGTTGGATTTTTTATTCTGCTTATATCGGAATTATGCTCCATATCCGCTATCTTTACTCTTAAGGCAATGGGATTTTGTTTTACTCTATCCAAATATTCCTCGTAATCTTCCTCGGCCTTCTTTGTAATTGTTGATACAGCCAAAACAACTTCATCTGAGAATCCTGCTTCTCTCAAATCGTTCACAGTGACATCCGTATCCTCTATAACATCATGTAATAATGCAACGATTTTATCTTTTTCCCCAGACAACTTGTTTGACACAGCGAGTGGATGCTTAAAGTAATCTTCTCCGCCTTTATCTTTTTGTCCCTTGTGAGCCTTTAATGCTATATCATATGCCAACTCATATTCATTAATATACATATTTCTAAACTCCTTAGGTTTTCTTGTATAAAACTCACTCTTATTCTACCTCAGTTTTCTTTACAAATCACTATTTTGCCAGGATATTCTTTTCGTCAAACTACATCTTGAAAGAGGTTTATCATTTCATCGTGTTTGCTCGCCGTTTTTTTAATTTTTGAAAAAATATGTTGTTTTTAAATTAAATATCCTCTATACTCAATTTGGAACGTTCAAAACTATGTTAGGCAAAGATTATTATTGTTTAAATTTAGGGGATTAAGGGTTTATTTTCGCCAGTTATATTTTATTAAGAAAGGATATATATATGAAAAATATAATGGAAAAGAAATGGCTGTATGTAGTTATCTTGGTAGTGGTGTTCTTTGCTGGTGTGTGTGTAGGTGTGCTTGGAGCAGGAGGAGACGACCATGGAACCAATCGACTTTCGTATAATAGCGGCACTTCTGATAACACTAAAAAGGAAAAGGCTAGTGAGTCAGATTCATCGCAGAAGAAAGAGAGTTCTAAACCCGCTACTCCTTCAACACCATCTGTCCCAACAGAATATAAATCAGCACTCGCAAAAGCAAAATCTTATTCTGATTTTATGCATATGTCAAAGCAGGGGATCTACGATCAGCTTACATCCGAGTATGGAGAGAAATTCCCTGAAGAAGCAGCACAATATGCTATCGATAATTTAAACGCTGATTATAATAAAAACGCTCTCGAAAAAGCAAAAGATTATCAGAAAAACTTGAATATGTCTACTGAAGCAATAAGAGAGCAGCTTACATCTGAGTACGGCGAAAAGTTCACGGAAGAAGAGGCTGATTATGCAGTTTCCAACTTACCTCAATAGTTGAGAATTAGATACTTGTTTTGTATTGCAAGTAAAACTTTGGTTTCAAATGTAATGTTTGTTATATTTACTTTAAAGAAAGGAATATAGAAATGGCAACAGAATTAACACAAGCTTTAACGTGGACATTCATATCTGAATGCCCTATCCCAGGAGATATCAATAACATGCTCGTTGATGGAGAAAACGCCGTCGCAGCATATAAGACAATGAGAGACGTTGCAGTATTTACTAACAAACGACTCATCGTTAAAGATGCGCAAGGACTAACTGGTAAGAAAATCGAGATTTACTCTTTGCCATACTCCTCGATTGTGATGTGGTCTACTGAAAACGCAGGAAAGCTATTAGATTTAAACGCTGAAGTTGAACTTTGGACTAAAGCTGGACATATCAAAGTTAAACTAAGCAAGAATTGTGATGTTCGTAAATTTGATGCGCTTATAGCTAAAGAAGTTTTATAATTAGGATTTTAATCAAAACAAACGGCTGAATGCAACGATTTTCATTGCACTCAGCCGTTTTATATTAATGCTGTATTTGCTCTTGCTCAATGTCGTATCTGACTCTAAATTCTAGTAGCTCAACAACGTATGCTGGTGGATTTCTTTTCTCTGTTTCCCAATCCTGAATAGTTCTCACTGGAATATTGTACTTCTTTCCGAAGTTTGCTTGTGAAAGTCCCGTAAGTGCTCTTATTTCCTTTATTTCCATTTACCTTCTCCTGTTTAGATTTCATACAACAAGCACTAAAGCCTTGCACGCCTAAATAGGTATGCAAGGCTTTTTCCTTTGGAGCTCCCGAGCGGGATCGAACCGCTGACCTGCGCGTTACGAATGCGCTGCTCTACCAACTGAGCCACGGAAGCATATAAAAGGAATATGGCAAGCCGTTGAAATTAGCGATTTGCCACATTACCTTAATTATTTTACTACATCATACGAGCAT
The nucleotide sequence above comes from Eubacterium sulci ATCC 35585. Encoded proteins:
- a CDS encoding GTP pyrophosphokinase, whose amino-acid sequence is MYINEYELAYDIALKAHKGQKDKGGEDYFKHPLAVSNKLSGEKDKIVALLHDVIEDTDVTVNDLREAGFSDEVVLAVSTITKKAEEDYEEYLDRVKQNPIALRVKIADMEHNSDISRIKNPTEKDLKRLEKYKIRLMELREALETDR